The following proteins come from a genomic window of Candidatus Zixiibacteriota bacterium:
- the fliR gene encoding flagellar biosynthetic protein FliR, with amino-acid sequence MFEFVNFGAEKLQFLLLIIVRTSGLFALAPVFGERGLPPLVRVGLVLMLSLVLVPTVSLETIEVAKSFWQLGGLVLHELFIGFLIGLLYRLLFMGTLTAGGIVGYQLGFAMVTVFDKNLASQISVVGRFWYTLAILIFLGINGHHLIISAFADSYMIIPPGVFNVAADFGDLIIKLTAFVFIVALKIAAPLMITLFLTDIALGTIAKTMPTMNVFFVGFPLKITIGLSVMAISLPVFGFVLERTTGYFDQQLQILLTGLGGT; translated from the coding sequence TTGTTTGAGTTCGTAAACTTCGGTGCTGAAAAGCTACAATTCCTCCTTCTGATCATCGTCAGAACCAGCGGTTTGTTTGCGCTCGCGCCGGTATTCGGCGAGCGCGGCTTGCCCCCCTTGGTACGGGTGGGGCTGGTGTTGATGCTGTCGTTGGTGCTGGTGCCGACGGTGTCGCTTGAGACGATAGAAGTTGCGAAGTCATTCTGGCAACTCGGCGGTCTGGTGCTGCACGAACTCTTTATCGGGTTTCTGATCGGACTGCTCTATCGTCTGTTGTTCATGGGTACCCTGACGGCCGGCGGTATCGTTGGCTATCAACTTGGGTTCGCCATGGTTACAGTGTTCGACAAAAACCTGGCCAGCCAGATATCGGTGGTCGGTCGCTTTTGGTATACGCTGGCCATTCTGATATTCCTGGGTATCAACGGGCATCACCTGATCATTTCGGCTTTTGCCGACAGCTACATGATAATCCCGCCCGGCGTCTTCAATGTCGCCGCCGACTTTGGCGATCTGATAATCAAACTGACGGCGTTCGTCTTCATCGTTGCCCTTAAGATCGCCGCACCTTTGATGATTACTTTGTTTCTGACCGATATCGCCCTGGGCACCATCGCCAAGACTATGCCGACCATGAATGTTTTCTTCGTCGGTTTTCCGCTTAAGATCACCATCGGTCTTTCAGTCATGGCCATATCACTGCCGGTGTTTGGTTTCGTGCTCGAGCGGACCACCGGCTACTTCGATCAACAATTACAGATCCTCCTGACCGGTTTGGGGGGGACGTAG
- the flhB gene encoding flagellar biosynthesis protein FlhB — protein MSEQSAQEKTEKATFHRRRKAREEGKVVKSQELNSAAMLLLGFLSLYMLGPHLAGQVQDMMSYTMSNAPTLATSDPTFIKIFGEYFLRFFLMLAPILTVVTVIALIANVGQVGFKITPKSLEPKFEKLDVLKGLKRLFALKSLVQLVRDSIKLAIVGLVAFYAIKGEFESFFLLPDMTIGQLATAMGRLSLILGLKVGAIMIAIAVLDYIYQKYEFEKSIKMSKQEIKDENKDTEGNPLIKSRVRQIQRETARQRMMAAVPTADVVVTNPTQIAVALKYDMDEGKAPFVLAKGERKLAEKIKELAREHDVPIIEDKPLARALFRMCEVGDLVPAQLYRAVAELLAYVYRLKGKVIK, from the coding sequence ATGTCGGAACAGTCAGCACAAGAAAAGACCGAAAAGGCGACATTTCATCGACGCCGGAAGGCGCGTGAAGAAGGTAAGGTCGTCAAGTCGCAGGAGTTGAATTCGGCGGCCATGCTACTGCTGGGATTCTTGTCGCTGTACATGCTGGGTCCGCACCTGGCCGGACAGGTTCAGGACATGATGAGCTACACGATGTCCAACGCACCAACGCTGGCCACCAGTGATCCCACTTTCATAAAGATCTTCGGCGAATACTTCCTGCGTTTCTTCTTGATGTTGGCGCCCATTCTGACCGTCGTGACGGTGATCGCGCTGATCGCCAACGTTGGTCAGGTTGGTTTCAAGATCACACCCAAGTCGCTCGAACCGAAGTTTGAAAAGCTGGATGTCTTGAAAGGTCTCAAACGGCTGTTTGCCCTCAAGTCGCTGGTGCAGTTGGTGCGCGACAGCATCAAGTTGGCAATCGTCGGACTGGTCGCCTTCTATGCGATCAAGGGGGAGTTTGAATCATTCTTCCTGCTTCCCGATATGACCATCGGCCAACTGGCCACCGCAATGGGTCGGTTATCGCTGATTCTGGGGCTGAAGGTCGGCGCCATAATGATCGCCATCGCCGTTCTCGATTATATCTACCAAAAATACGAATTCGAGAAATCGATCAAGATGTCCAAGCAGGAAATCAAGGACGAAAATAAGGACACCGAGGGCAACCCGCTGATAAAGTCACGCGTGCGTCAAATCCAACGTGAGACGGCACGGCAGCGGATGATGGCGGCCGTGCCGACGGCCGACGTCGTGGTCACCAACCCGACACAGATCGCGGTGGCTCTCAAGTACGACATGGATGAGGGGAAGGCGCCGTTCGTGCTGGCCAAGGGTGAACGAAAACTGGCCGAGAAGATCAAAGAGCTGGCCCGCGAGCACGACGTTCCGATCATCGAAGACAAACCTCTGGCTCGGGCGCTTTTCCGTATGTGCGAAGTTGGAGATCTGGTTCCGGCCCAACTGTATCGTGCCGTCGCCGAGCTTCTGGCCTACGTCTACCGCCTCAAAGGAAAGGTGATCAAGTAG
- the fliQ gene encoding flagellar biosynthesis protein FliQ, whose amino-acid sequence MTPQLVVSIGREALILTLMLAGPMLAFALVIGITIALFQAVTQIQEMTLTFVPKILAVAAALLIFLPWMINLATDFLRHMFELIPSLAM is encoded by the coding sequence ATGACTCCACAACTTGTTGTCTCGATTGGTCGCGAAGCGCTGATTCTCACTCTGATGCTGGCCGGACCAATGCTGGCTTTTGCGCTGGTCATTGGTATTACCATCGCTCTGTTTCAGGCAGTGACACAGATTCAGGAAATGACTCTGACTTTCGTGCCGAAAATCCTCGCCGTCGCCGCCGCCTTGTTGATTTTCCTGCCGTGGATGATCAACTTGGCCACCGACTTCCTGCGCCACATGTTTGAACTGATTCCCAGTCTGGCCATGTGA
- the fliP gene encoding flagellar type III secretion system pore protein FliP (The bacterial flagellar biogenesis protein FliP forms a type III secretion system (T3SS)-type pore required for flagellar assembly.), translated as MPKISVEVGETADSTDLSTTIQIVILMTVLALAPSILIMVTSFVRIVIVLSFLRHAMGIHQMPPNQLLIALALILTFFIMTPVVDQAYNTGVKPYLEEEISKEEAFTNAVQPFKEFMLSQTREKDLALFVNIAKLDKPDNPDDIPLQVLVPGFVISELRIAFQIAFVLFVPFLVIDMVVASVLMSMGMMMLPPIIVSLPFKILLFVLVDGWYLLVKSLVESFHL; from the coding sequence ATCCCGAAGATCTCCGTTGAGGTCGGTGAAACCGCCGATTCGACCGATCTTTCGACTACCATTCAGATAGTCATATTAATGACGGTGCTCGCCCTGGCGCCGTCTATACTGATTATGGTGACATCGTTTGTGCGCATCGTCATCGTTTTGTCATTTCTAAGGCACGCCATGGGTATCCATCAAATGCCGCCCAACCAACTGTTGATCGCCCTGGCTCTGATACTGACTTTTTTTATCATGACACCGGTTGTCGATCAGGCATACAACACCGGCGTCAAACCATATCTGGAAGAAGAGATATCCAAAGAAGAAGCCTTTACCAATGCTGTCCAACCGTTCAAGGAGTTTATGCTCTCACAGACGCGCGAGAAGGACCTGGCGCTGTTTGTCAACATTGCCAAACTGGATAAACCGGACAACCCCGACGACATACCGCTACAAGTGTTGGTACCGGGCTTTGTTATATCCGAATTGCGTATCGCCTTTCAAATTGCCTTTGTGTTATTCGTTCCCTTCCTGGTGATCGATATGGTGGTGGCATCGGTACTGATGTCGATGGGCATGATGATGTTGCCGCCGATCATTGTGTCGTTACCGTTCAAAATATTGTTGTTCGTGTTGGTGGATGGATGGTATCTGCTGGTCAAATCACTGGTGGAATCGTTTCATCTTTAG
- the fliO gene encoding flagellar biosynthetic protein FliO, giving the protein MAKNNNKQRRLLYTSALIVAMAVMGLFMVSSGDGEADQTTQAAPEGAGAIAAAEASDVFTDGALPTLAKMVGALFVVIVCIYVGIYLMKKTMGGKYGGTNKINALEVLESTPVGPKQSVTLIRVGDKSVLVGITGERMALLTELNPADTAALITSTPADCEPDAFSKMLSTAAAQMKRLTSKGRRTALES; this is encoded by the coding sequence TTGGCGAAGAACAATAACAAACAACGTCGCCTTCTCTACACGTCCGCCTTGATCGTCGCAATGGCCGTTATGGGACTGTTCATGGTGTCTTCAGGCGACGGTGAAGCAGACCAAACAACACAGGCGGCGCCTGAAGGTGCCGGTGCGATCGCCGCAGCCGAGGCTTCCGATGTTTTCACCGATGGGGCCTTGCCGACCCTGGCAAAGATGGTCGGAGCTTTGTTCGTGGTCATTGTCTGCATCTATGTCGGCATCTATCTGATGAAGAAGACAATGGGTGGTAAGTACGGCGGCACGAACAAGATTAATGCCCTGGAGGTTTTGGAATCGACTCCGGTGGGTCCCAAACAAAGTGTGACTCTTATCCGCGTCGGTGACAAGTCAGTGCTGGTGGGAATTACCGGTGAGAGAATGGCTCTGCTGACGGAATTGAACCCCGCCGACACGGCGGCATTGATTACTTCGACTCCCGCCGATTGTGAACCGGATGCGTTCAGCAAGATGCTGAGTACGGCCGCGGCGCAAATGAAAAGACTGACGTCGAAAGGCCGTCGGACTGCGCTGGAATCGTAG
- the flhA gene encoding flagellar biosynthesis protein FlhA — protein MATQAPKRTLLEAIASRSDVILALAVVGIIAVLIIPIPTGLLDFALAFNITFSLVVLLTTLYITRPLDLSVFPSMLLIVTLMRLSLNVASTRLILGHAYAGEVINSFGDFVVQGNYVVGFIVFVILVIIQFVVITKGATRISEVAARFTLDAMPGKQMAIDADLNAGIINDEDARTRREDIAREADFYGAMDGASKFVRGDAVAGILITLINIIGGFVIGIALNDMSLSEALRTYSLLSIGDGLVTQIPALLVSTASGIIVTRAAARDHMGKDLGTQLTRQPRAILVASVVLFGFGLLPGMPTTTFIILALLIGGIGFVTREMKQRQRVQAKQQEAKKEAQQTQVAEERTEDLLKVDALGLEIGYGLIGLVDAKQGGDLLNRIGVIRKQLAGELGIVVPPIRIRDNVQLRPNEYRIKVKGITVATFELMVDHLLAINPGFVEEKLEGFETRDPAFDLEACWIIPNLKEIAEAKGYTVVEPSAVMATHMTEVVRNATAEILSRQDVQHLVDTLKEDFPALVDSTIPELVSLGTLQKVLKALLKERVPVRDLATILETISDYITATKEPDVLAEYVRMALRRQITELYKDKDGKINVFTIDPAVEQQLGESVQNTKQGLMLVLDPAMAEKLLERIGEEMKRPLLAGFTPVCLSSPNIRLALRRLVEARHPQLAVVSYNEVMPEVELISTGMVRLEDDN, from the coding sequence GTGGCAACTCAAGCTCCCAAGAGGACTCTGCTGGAAGCTATCGCCTCGCGTTCCGACGTCATTCTGGCGCTGGCCGTGGTGGGTATCATTGCAGTACTGATCATCCCGATACCGACCGGACTTCTGGACTTCGCGCTGGCCTTCAACATCACTTTCTCGCTGGTGGTGTTGTTGACCACGCTGTACATCACGCGTCCGCTGGACCTCTCGGTCTTCCCCAGCATGCTCTTGATCGTGACTTTGATGCGCCTCTCTCTGAACGTCGCGTCCACTCGACTCATTCTCGGTCATGCTTACGCCGGTGAAGTCATCAACTCGTTCGGTGATTTTGTCGTCCAGGGCAATTACGTGGTCGGCTTCATCGTTTTTGTCATTCTGGTCATCATTCAATTCGTGGTTATCACCAAAGGTGCTACCCGCATCTCAGAGGTAGCCGCTCGTTTCACATTGGATGCCATGCCGGGTAAGCAGATGGCTATCGACGCCGACCTGAACGCCGGCATTATCAACGATGAAGACGCCCGTACCCGTCGTGAAGACATCGCCCGCGAGGCCGACTTCTACGGCGCGATGGACGGTGCCTCCAAGTTTGTGCGTGGTGACGCCGTTGCAGGTATCCTGATTACACTCATTAACATCATCGGCGGTTTCGTTATAGGTATCGCCCTGAACGATATGTCTCTTTCCGAAGCCTTGCGCACTTACTCGCTGTTATCGATCGGTGACGGTCTGGTAACGCAGATTCCGGCGCTGTTGGTGTCGACCGCCTCCGGTATCATCGTTACCCGTGCGGCGGCTCGTGATCACATGGGCAAGGACCTCGGCACTCAACTCACCCGCCAGCCGCGGGCCATTCTCGTGGCATCGGTAGTGCTCTTCGGATTTGGTCTACTGCCTGGTATGCCCACGACTACCTTTATCATCCTGGCTCTCTTGATCGGCGGTATCGGCTTCGTGACCAGGGAGATGAAACAGCGTCAGCGGGTGCAGGCCAAACAGCAGGAAGCCAAAAAAGAGGCTCAGCAGACCCAGGTAGCGGAAGAACGCACCGAGGACCTGCTCAAAGTTGACGCCCTGGGTTTGGAGATCGGCTATGGATTGATCGGACTCGTCGATGCCAAACAGGGGGGAGACCTCCTGAACCGTATCGGTGTCATCCGCAAACAACTGGCCGGTGAACTGGGTATCGTGGTGCCTCCGATTCGCATTCGCGACAACGTGCAACTTCGTCCCAACGAGTACCGCATCAAAGTGAAGGGTATCACGGTTGCAACGTTCGAACTGATGGTCGATCATTTGCTGGCCATCAACCCCGGTTTCGTTGAAGAGAAGCTGGAAGGGTTTGAGACCCGCGATCCCGCTTTCGACCTTGAAGCCTGTTGGATAATTCCCAATCTGAAAGAGATAGCCGAAGCCAAGGGATACACGGTGGTGGAACCCTCGGCCGTGATGGCTACCCACATGACCGAAGTAGTGCGGAATGCAACGGCTGAGATTCTGAGCCGCCAGGACGTGCAACATCTGGTCGACACGCTCAAAGAAGATTTCCCCGCTCTGGTCGATTCGACTATCCCTGAGTTGGTAAGCCTGGGCACCCTTCAAAAGGTGTTGAAAGCGCTCTTGAAAGAGCGTGTGCCGGTTCGCGATCTGGCCACCATCCTTGAAACGATTTCCGATTACATCACGGCCACCAAGGAACCCGACGTTTTGGCTGAGTACGTGCGCATGGCCCTCAGGCGTCAGATCACAGAACTCTACAAAGATAAAGACGGCAAGATTAATGTGTTCACGATAGATCCCGCCGTGGAGCAACAACTCGGAGAGTCGGTGCAGAACACCAAACAGGGACTGATGCTGGTGCTTGACCCGGCTATGGCCGAGAAGCT